A DNA window from Mycobacteriales bacterium contains the following coding sequences:
- a CDS encoding YbhB/YbcL family Raf kinase inhibitor-like protein yields MKFNGGSLSASSSAFKHGERMPDAHSNNGAGVSPPISWSDVPEGTTSFAVVCHDMDAPLIDGFTHWVVYGIPADVRELPEGGGDEYTQGVNSLGKPGWFPASPPPGHGTHFYHFHVYAIGNNLELEPGLGTWDLLKKIDPDVINQARVVGTYSNE; encoded by the coding sequence ATGAAGTTCAATGGTGGCAGCCTGAGCGCGTCGAGCAGCGCCTTCAAGCACGGCGAGCGGATGCCTGATGCCCATTCCAACAACGGCGCCGGCGTGTCACCACCGATTTCCTGGTCCGACGTTCCCGAGGGAACGACCTCGTTCGCCGTGGTCTGCCATGACATGGACGCCCCGCTGATCGACGGCTTCACCCACTGGGTTGTTTACGGAATCCCGGCTGACGTTCGCGAACTGCCCGAGGGCGGCGGCGACGAATATACCCAGGGCGTGAACAGCCTGGGCAAGCCCGGCTGGTTTCCGGCCTCGCCGCCCCCAGGGCACGGCACGCACTTCTATCACTTCCATGTCTACGCGATCGGCAACAACCTCGAGCTCGAGCCGGGCCTGGGTACCTGGGATCTGCTGAAGAAGATCGATCCGGACGTCATCAACCAGGCGCGGGTTGTCGGTACCTACTCAAACGAGTGA